In the genome of Treponema pedis, one region contains:
- a CDS encoding ATP-dependent DNA helicase encodes MNDFIEETFTDTELLPLDPDKTAGFLDENGTFASFFKNYEPRIPQLKLTKAISNCFNENAVGVFEAGTGVGKSLAYLLPAMIWAKQNKQRVVISTGTINLQQQLIEKDVPTAKKILGENFTNLKSILVKGRHNFLCLRRLSQSLQENDLFSSGTEELEKIKEWAMEAKEGSRSELEFLPGDSVWSLVCSESDNCLANKCPYFTGCFVMKMKREAESSSILIANHHILFADLAVRADGFGYTGTAVLPAFENLIIDEAHTIEEAAGSFFSEDLSRFNLHKQINILYRSRRGKQTGLLNTIAAVSNEAKLFTEIINLLEQTAVSFNLLEEKAANILQSSIAKSLMQITSDEVAELLNSIEVFYKNICTLNIKLEAIISNIDEEKKDEDLDTACRDAFVILRRLKSMAALMEHFLNRQNFPNEVFWFEKIKLSQGEAIRFIQTPLVLAPIMRRSVFMPMSSVICVSATLKIGDSFDFWLGRNGLKDFHDKKVFTDYFQSPFPYESNVVFNIPADMPMPDEAEFQENINKKVLSLLEITQGKTLVLFTSYESLKKTCEYVRMNITDNICILQQGEDDRMRLLNKFKEDISSCLFATTSFWAGVDVPGESLSHVILVKLPFSVPTEPIFHARSALIEKSGGNSFMQLSVPEAVVQFRQGFGRLMRSNTDRGIVTVLDKRILVKRYGEIFIKSIPKTIQCFAPTKDILNKIEDFLYNNG; translated from the coding sequence ATGAATGATTTTATTGAAGAAACTTTTACCGATACCGAATTACTTCCGTTAGACCCTGATAAAACGGCAGGCTTCCTTGACGAAAACGGAACTTTCGCTTCCTTTTTTAAAAATTACGAACCGCGTATTCCTCAATTAAAATTAACAAAGGCAATTTCCAATTGTTTTAATGAAAATGCCGTAGGAGTTTTTGAAGCCGGTACCGGTGTAGGAAAAAGTTTAGCCTATCTTTTACCTGCAATGATTTGGGCAAAGCAAAACAAACAGCGTGTAGTAATTTCTACAGGTACAATAAATTTACAACAGCAATTGATAGAAAAGGACGTCCCTACAGCAAAAAAAATTTTAGGTGAAAATTTTACAAACTTAAAATCAATTTTAGTCAAGGGAAGACATAACTTCCTTTGTTTACGGCGTTTATCTCAAAGTCTACAGGAAAACGACTTATTTTCTTCGGGAACGGAAGAACTTGAAAAGATAAAAGAATGGGCAATGGAAGCAAAAGAAGGAAGCCGTTCCGAACTGGAATTTTTACCCGGCGATTCGGTTTGGTCTTTAGTGTGTTCCGAATCGGATAATTGTCTTGCAAATAAATGCCCTTATTTTACAGGCTGCTTTGTAATGAAAATGAAACGCGAAGCGGAAAGCTCTTCAATTTTAATTGCCAATCATCATATTCTTTTTGCAGACCTTGCGGTGAGGGCGGACGGATTCGGCTACACCGGCACCGCCGTACTCCCCGCTTTCGAAAACCTTATTATAGATGAAGCTCATACAATAGAAGAAGCCGCAGGAAGTTTTTTTTCGGAAGACTTGTCGCGCTTTAATTTACATAAACAAATAAATATTTTATATCGCTCACGGCGCGGAAAACAGACAGGCTTATTAAACACAATCGCAGCAGTTTCAAATGAAGCGAAGTTATTTACCGAAATAATTAATTTACTTGAACAAACGGCCGTATCCTTTAACCTGCTTGAAGAAAAAGCTGCAAATATTTTACAATCATCAATTGCAAAAAGCTTAATGCAAATTACTTCCGATGAAGTTGCCGAACTTTTAAATTCGATAGAAGTTTTTTATAAAAATATATGCACCTTAAATATCAAACTTGAAGCAATTATAAGCAATATTGATGAAGAAAAAAAAGACGAAGACTTGGACACCGCCTGCCGCGATGCCTTCGTTATTTTACGCCGTTTAAAAAGCATGGCGGCTTTAATGGAACACTTTTTAAACCGCCAAAATTTTCCCAATGAGGTCTTTTGGTTTGAAAAAATAAAGCTTAGTCAAGGCGAAGCAATACGCTTTATTCAAACCCCTCTTGTTCTTGCACCCATTATGAGACGCTCGGTATTTATGCCTATGTCTTCGGTTATTTGCGTTTCGGCAACATTAAAAATAGGCGACAGCTTCGATTTTTGGCTCGGCAGAAACGGTTTAAAAGACTTTCACGACAAAAAAGTCTTTACGGATTATTTTCAATCACCCTTTCCTTATGAAAGCAACGTAGTCTTTAATATTCCGGCAGATATGCCCATGCCCGATGAAGCGGAATTTCAGGAAAACATAAACAAAAAGGTTTTATCTCTTTTGGAAATAACGCAAGGAAAAACCCTTGTCCTGTTTACATCTTACGAATCCTTAAAAAAAACTTGCGAATATGTCCGCATGAACATTACGGACAATATTTGTATTTTGCAACAGGGTGAAGATGACAGAATGAGACTTTTAAATAAATTTAAAGAAGATATTTCAAGCTGCCTTTTTGCAACAACTTCTTTTTGGGCGGGCGTTGATGTTCCGGGAGAATCTCTTTCGCATGTCATTTTAGTAAAACTCCCCTTCTCCGTTCCGACGGAGCCTATTTTTCATGCACGTTCCGCCTTAATAGAAAAATCAGGCGGAAATTCCTTTATGCAGCTAAGCGTGCCCGAAGCGGTTGTACAATTCAGGCAGGGGTTCGGGCGCTTAATGCGTTCCAATACCGACAGAGGCATTGTTACCGTTTTGGACAAGCGGATTTTAGTAAAACGTTACGGTGAAATTTTTATTAAAAGTATCCCCAAAACAATTCAATGCTTTGCTCCCACAAAAGACATATTGAACAAAATAGAAGATTTTTTGTATAATAACGGATAA
- a CDS encoding RHS repeat domain-containing protein: MKNKIEQSEAQSCLRPFELRVLPFGKTSGIKVLNFMNAPLSEVFPLLEGSGKTMAFENRHVGCKEREKINRRRTLCTLRINFFEATPQTACIFSKDDEHAQRVYIRYGNGVETRYKYDEKRRWLDTIETENKQSQDVFQKIKYSFDPVGNVLGYTNDASTYETTQAYKYDNLYQLISVEGESKQYKGKKYFGMSPVNIAKYKQEFNFDIIGNMMNKMSTTNLSGSRGNAYKKADLDYNLDYEYDSKYAHRLIRAGNRYYRYDGNGNITAEKDGPFSEEEEFIFTYNYDKESGVYSTDYGFGLDAPKETEQTNPQDLFSYRRNYMWNERNLLTKSSDKNYTVHYRYGEDRQRALKYTEEGRSETLYFNNFFTIHIPIYDKDNPQGLRVHKHIFVGNSRLVTAMTHTDNSGDNEEQKEKRYYYHSDHLGSAQFVTDWKGRQYEHIEYTPYGELWIEEVAAGIDKLPFRFTGKEMDEETGLYYYGARYLDPKYSRWLSGDPALGEYIPQAPIDDEAKKHNENLPGMGGVFNVVNLHVYHYAGNNPVKYTDPDGRDIILLNRSYGAYKEGHNAVLIGNDKTGGWLYFSKDGKNLTGSINKAEYFPTLESFIEHNKKLDTDEQYDRAYQVKTSAMNDSRMIAEGLDIYDKKYSLDEKRNEITLEVISQNCADLCADIGKKGGVNISKPKHSRFPVGTFTKPNFQYEDFKKNNKGEEIQIK, encoded by the coding sequence TTGAAAAACAAAATTGAGCAGTCCGAAGCTCAAAGCTGCTTACGCCCCTTTGAGCTTCGAGTTTTGCCATTCGGCAAAACATCGGGGATTAAAGTTTTAAATTTTATGAATGCCCCCTTATCGGAGGTTTTTCCGCTTCTGGAAGGAAGCGGAAAAACAATGGCTTTTGAAAATAGACATGTTGGATGCAAGGAGCGAGAAAAAATTAACCGCAGGCGTACTTTATGTACGTTGAGGATTAATTTTTTTGAAGCGACGCCGCAGACGGCGTGTATATTTTCAAAAGATGACGAACACGCACAAAGGGTGTACATACGTTACGGAAACGGAGTGGAAACAAGATACAAGTACGATGAAAAGCGGCGTTGGCTTGATACAATAGAAACTGAAAACAAACAAAGTCAAGACGTTTTTCAAAAAATAAAGTACTCATTTGACCCTGTAGGAAACGTCCTCGGTTACACGAATGATGCAAGCACTTATGAGACAACTCAAGCGTACAAATACGATAACCTATATCAACTTATAAGTGTAGAAGGAGAGAGTAAACAATACAAGGGGAAAAAATACTTCGGAATGAGTCCTGTAAACATAGCAAAGTACAAACAGGAGTTTAACTTCGACATCATAGGAAATATGATGAATAAAATGAGCACGACTAATTTATCGGGAAGTAGGGGAAATGCATATAAGAAAGCCGACCTAGATTACAACCTAGATTATGAATATGACAGTAAATATGCGCACAGGTTAATAAGAGCGGGGAACAGGTATTATCGTTATGACGGTAACGGAAACATAACGGCGGAAAAAGACGGACCCTTTAGTGAAGAGGAAGAGTTTATATTTACCTATAACTATGATAAAGAAAGCGGAGTATACTCAACCGATTACGGCTTCGGTCTTGACGCCCCTAAAGAAACGGAACAGACGAACCCGCAAGATCTTTTTTCTTACAGGCGGAACTATATGTGGAATGAGCGTAACCTGTTAACCAAATCGAGCGATAAAAACTACACGGTACACTACCGCTACGGTGAAGACAGGCAGAGAGCGTTAAAGTATACTGAAGAAGGAAGAAGTGAAACGCTATACTTTAACAATTTCTTTACGATACATATTCCGATATATGATAAAGATAACCCGCAAGGGTTAAGGGTGCATAAACATATCTTTGTCGGTAACAGCCGCCTTGTAACAGCGATGACCCACACGGATAACAGTGGAGACAATGAAGAGCAAAAGGAAAAGAGATACTACTATCACAGCGACCACTTAGGAAGTGCACAATTCGTAACGGACTGGAAAGGCAGACAGTATGAGCATATAGAGTATACACCTTACGGAGAGCTATGGATAGAAGAAGTTGCTGCGGGAATTGATAAACTGCCGTTTAGGTTTACCGGCAAGGAGATGGATGAAGAAACGGGCCTGTACTATTACGGTGCGAGATACCTTGACCCGAAGTATTCGAGGTGGTTGAGTGGGGATCCGGCGCTGGGAGAGTATATACCGCAAGCTCCCATTGACGATGAAGCGAAGAAACACAACGAGAATTTACCCGGTATGGGTGGTGTGTTTAATGTTGTAAACTTGCATGTGTACCATTATGCAGGGAATAATCCGGTTAAGTATACCGATCCGGATGGAAGGGATATAATTTTATTGAATAGGTCATATGGTGCTTATAAAGAAGGTCATAATGCTGTGTTAATTGGAAATGATAAAACTGGCGGATGGTTGTATTTTTCTAAAGATGGTAAAAATTTAACTGGATCAATTAACAAGGCAGAATATTTTCCTACACTTGAAAGTTTTATTGAGCATAATAAAAAATTAGATACAGATGAACAATATGATAGGGCTTATCAAGTAAAAACAAGTGCAATGAATGACTCAAGAATGATAGCAGAAGGTCTTGACATTTACGATAAAAAATACTCACTTGATGAAAAAAGAAATGAAATAACCTTAGAAGTAATATCTCAAAACTGTGCAGATTTATGTGCAGACATTGGTAAGAAAGGAGGTGTTAATATATCAAAACCTAAACATTCTCGTTTCCCTGTTGGGACTTTTACAAAACCTAATTTCCAATATGAAGATTTTAAAAAAAATAATAAAGGAGAGGAAATTCAAATAAAATGA
- a CDS encoding GerMN domain-containing protein codes for MSDKNNKRASLGWFFWVAFILLVALLFFINKNNIRSVLEKTNAKKIFQKTEKEELNTEADLMEIQNEIEKITAETQGDGSAYKDEPETAETSNTSTDADTTDKSKVKKTEKNPQGNILKTETAKKTENITKTQEKNVKTKPVSTSKQESPVKEQNFKPKTEDKSRQTESRSVFFVQVEADGKIVRKQVIRQIPKTDSPMTETLKVLLKGTSNEEAKNGLRSFIPPETKLLSAYVKNGTAFINLSEEFQFNRYGIEAYYAQLAQIVFTACEFSTVENVRFLIEGRQKEYLGGEGVWIGSPFSKNSF; via the coding sequence ATGTCCGATAAAAATAATAAAAGGGCTTCTTTAGGCTGGTTCTTTTGGGTTGCATTTATTTTACTTGTCGCTTTATTGTTTTTTATTAACAAAAACAATATACGTTCCGTATTGGAAAAAACAAACGCTAAAAAAATTTTTCAAAAAACCGAAAAAGAAGAGTTAAATACGGAAGCCGACTTAATGGAAATTCAAAATGAAATAGAAAAAATAACCGCTGAAACACAGGGAGACGGCAGCGCCTACAAAGATGAGCCTGAAACAGCGGAAACTTCAAATACTTCTACAGATGCAGACACAACCGATAAGTCTAAAGTTAAAAAGACTGAAAAAAATCCTCAAGGGAATATTTTAAAAACCGAAACTGCAAAAAAAACGGAAAATATAACCAAAACACAAGAAAAAAATGTGAAAACAAAGCCTGTAAGCACCTCAAAACAGGAAAGCCCCGTCAAAGAGCAAAATTTTAAACCTAAAACCGAAGATAAAAGCCGTCAAACCGAAAGCCGTTCCGTTTTTTTCGTTCAAGTAGAGGCTGACGGAAAAATAGTACGCAAACAGGTTATACGGCAAATCCCGAAAACCGATTCTCCTATGACGGAAACATTAAAAGTTTTATTAAAGGGCACGTCAAACGAAGAAGCGAAAAACGGTCTTCGCTCCTTTATTCCTCCTGAAACAAAACTTCTTTCCGCTTATGTAAAAAACGGAACCGCTTTTATAAATTTAAGCGAAGAATTTCAGTTTAACAGATACGGAATAGAAGCTTATTATGCACAGCTGGCTCAAATCGTGTTTACCGCCTGTGAATTTTCAACTGTAGAAAACGTCAGATTTTTAATTGAAGGCAGGCAAAAAGAATATTTGGGAGGCGAAGGCGTTTGGATAGGCTCTCCGTTTTCTAAAAATTCATTTTAA
- a CDS encoding lysophospholipid acyltransferase family protein — protein MKAILAILCCFVMLAWRAVVIGFCYSVYRKACDWVNSEVIVKPAPRLVFAVLKQFVNFRFKGDYGLTGQLPEQYLAISNHQSLLDIVVHMRYYNGPRLRFVAKKELGNHVPLVSAMLKSGKHCLVQRTGSPTQAMKAVDKFAEHVRKNNLIPVIFPEGSRSKDGNLGTFHAAGFRRLLNASPMPVAVFALDGGWKISSIRRIAQNLKDGEYKIKLLKIYEAPKTKEEQLKILEEGKALIQEQLDKWRGK, from the coding sequence ATGAAGGCAATTCTTGCTATTTTGTGCTGTTTTGTTATGCTCGCATGGAGGGCCGTTGTAATAGGCTTTTGTTATTCCGTTTATAGGAAGGCATGCGATTGGGTAAACAGCGAGGTTATCGTAAAACCCGCTCCGAGATTAGTATTTGCGGTATTAAAACAATTTGTCAATTTTAGGTTTAAAGGAGACTACGGTTTAACAGGGCAGCTTCCGGAACAATATCTTGCAATTTCAAATCATCAAAGTCTTTTAGATATCGTAGTTCATATGCGCTATTATAACGGGCCGCGCCTTAGATTTGTCGCAAAAAAAGAATTGGGAAATCATGTTCCTTTGGTTTCGGCAATGTTAAAAAGCGGAAAACATTGTTTGGTTCAACGCACGGGGAGCCCTACGCAGGCGATGAAAGCCGTAGATAAATTTGCAGAGCATGTAAGAAAGAATAACTTAATCCCAGTCATATTCCCGGAAGGCTCCCGCTCCAAAGACGGAAATTTGGGAACTTTTCACGCTGCCGGGTTCAGGCGTTTATTAAATGCCTCTCCCATGCCTGTGGCTGTTTTTGCCTTAGACGGCGGCTGGAAAATCTCGTCAATTAGGCGTATTGCGCAAAATCTGAAAGACGGTGAATATAAAATAAAACTTTTAAAAATCTATGAGGCCCCCAAAACAAAAGAAGAACAGCTTAAGATTCTTGAAGAGGGCAAAGCCTTAATTCAAGAACAATTGGATAAATGGCGCGGAAAATAA